From the Acidobacteriota bacterium genome, one window contains:
- a CDS encoding iron-sulfur cluster assembly scaffold protein, which yields MYSAKVLDHLETPRNVGEMVAPTVTGQATNPVCGDLLNLQLKIAEGTIVAAKFTVQGCPPSIAAGSALTEMLTGLTVANARNLAPVDVTRELEGLPRNKEHCSVLAIDALRSAVSALAESANDMV from the coding sequence ATGTACAGCGCCAAAGTACTTGATCATTTGGAAACCCCCCGCAATGTCGGCGAAATGGTTGCCCCCACGGTTACTGGGCAAGCGACCAATCCGGTATGCGGCGATTTGCTGAACCTGCAATTGAAAATCGCCGAGGGAACCATCGTCGCCGCGAAATTCACCGTGCAAGGATGCCCGCCCAGCATTGCCGCCGGTTCCGCCCTGACGGAAATGCTGACCGGATTGACGGTTGCGAATGCGCGAAACTTGGCCCCGGTTGATGTGACCCGCGAACTCGAAGGATTGCCACGTAACAAAGAGCATTGTTCGGTATTGGCAATTGACGCGCTTCGATCCGCCGTTTCCGCTCTCGCCGAATCAGCGAACGACATGGTATAA